A DNA window from Gemmatimonadaceae bacterium contains the following coding sequences:
- a CDS encoding alpha/beta hydrolase, translated as MLLSLFRGRLAPDELYPAGEPVLTARMLQLPWGEEVRVVEGGDVQAPPVLFLHGWGASVYYYRKILPAVVQGGYRVIAMDLRGHGGSDKPRDESLYTADAMAAHVEAVIDTLGVGRLAVVAHSLGGGVALDVARRQGARLTSLMLLAPVGLASVRFLLLARLATPAPVTPLVQYAVPPWTIPLAVRAINGTLGDFAMRDVDEYRAPTRDPAFAWALRTLLHRYRLEPRTPAELAAVTAPVLLMLGGQDLLVRAGESAARVQELPGWRSCILPRAGHVLAEEVPQTVLDALLPHLNVGR; from the coding sequence GTGCTGCTCTCCCTCTTTCGCGGGCGTCTTGCGCCTGACGAGTTGTACCCGGCCGGCGAGCCGGTGCTGACTGCCCGCATGCTGCAGCTGCCATGGGGGGAGGAGGTGCGCGTGGTGGAGGGGGGCGATGTGCAGGCGCCGCCGGTGCTCTTTCTCCACGGGTGGGGGGCGTCGGTCTACTACTACCGCAAGATCCTGCCAGCGGTGGTGCAGGGCGGTTATCGCGTGATCGCGATGGACCTGCGGGGGCACGGCGGCTCCGACAAGCCGAGGGACGAGTCGCTGTACACCGCCGACGCGATGGCGGCGCACGTGGAAGCGGTGATCGACACCCTCGGCGTGGGGCGCCTGGCCGTGGTGGCGCATTCGTTAGGCGGTGGCGTCGCGCTCGACGTCGCGCGGCGTCAGGGCGCGCGCCTCACCTCGCTCATGCTCCTGGCGCCGGTGGGCCTGGCGAGCGTCCGCTTTCTCCTCCTCGCGCGCCTGGCCACCCCCGCGCCGGTGACGCCGCTGGTGCAGTACGCCGTGCCCCCGTGGACGATCCCGCTCGCCGTGCGGGCGATCAACGGCACGCTGGGCGACTTCGCGATGCGAGACGTGGACGAGTACCGCGCGCCGACGCGCGACCCCGCTTTCGCCTGGGCCCTGCGCACGCTCCTGCACCGCTACCGGCTGGAGCCACGCACGCCGGCGGAACTCGCAGCCGTCACGGCGCCGGTCCTCCTCATGCTGGGCGGGCAGGACCTCCTCGTGCGGGCGGGCGAATCCGCGGCACGGGTGCAAGAATTGCCCGGATGGCGCAGCTGCATCCTCCCGCGCGCGGGGCACGTCCTCGCCGAGGAAGTGCCCCAGACCGTGCTCGACGCGCTGCTCCCGCACCTGAACGTTGGTCGTTAG
- a CDS encoding DEAD/DEAH box helicase, whose product MKTKRPAPRKRKAAPAAADRSHTTSAHSGAPAPGAPHLTTATRDAESADSPQHAERAQGLLPEALPEEGTSFSDLGLAAPILEAVAAAGYRAPTPIQRDAIPVAMHGRDVMGLAQTGTGKTAAFTLPIIHRLAGGERRLRCLILTPTRELCQQVEESFRKYGKFARVDVAPIYGGVAYEPQEKALRDGVDVIVATPGRFIDHMDRRNASLEHLEILVLDEADRMLDMGFAPQISRIVGGISPYRQTLLFSATMPPEVEALARKYLRRPVVVQVGRRSSAASTVRHAVYPVPRGRKKDLLVELLRSPAMDSVLVFTRTKHGADHVVRDLHAAGIDATAMHAGKTQSQRTQAIEKFKGGDIKVLVATDIAQRGLDISGISHVINFDVPAQAEDYVHRIGRTGRAASTGDAFTFMAPDEIAMVRTIERVLGQPIDRISIPGFDFGTVAATN is encoded by the coding sequence ATGAAGACCAAGCGCCCCGCGCCCAGGAAGCGTAAGGCCGCCCCTGCGGCCGCGGACCGTTCACACACGACGTCGGCGCACTCAGGGGCGCCCGCGCCCGGAGCGCCGCACCTCACGACCGCGACACGCGACGCCGAGTCTGCCGATTCGCCGCAGCACGCTGAGCGCGCACAAGGGCTGCTGCCGGAGGCGCTCCCCGAGGAAGGCACGTCGTTCTCCGACCTCGGGCTGGCGGCGCCCATCCTGGAGGCCGTTGCGGCTGCCGGCTATCGCGCCCCGACCCCAATCCAGCGGGATGCCATCCCGGTGGCGATGCACGGCCGCGACGTCATGGGGCTCGCGCAGACCGGCACCGGGAAGACCGCCGCCTTCACCCTCCCGATCATCCATCGCCTCGCGGGAGGAGAACGGCGGCTTCGCTGCCTGATCCTGACCCCGACGCGCGAGCTGTGCCAGCAAGTCGAGGAGAGCTTCCGGAAGTACGGCAAGTTCGCCAGGGTCGACGTTGCCCCCATTTACGGTGGCGTGGCCTACGAACCGCAGGAGAAGGCGCTGCGCGACGGCGTCGACGTGATCGTCGCCACGCCGGGACGTTTCATCGACCATATGGACCGGCGCAACGCCTCGCTCGAGCACCTCGAGATCCTCGTCCTCGATGAGGCGGACCGCATGCTCGACATGGGCTTCGCGCCGCAGATCTCGCGCATCGTGGGGGGCATCTCGCCCTATCGGCAGACGCTCCTGTTCAGCGCCACGATGCCGCCCGAAGTCGAGGCGCTGGCGCGCAAGTACCTCCGCCGCCCTGTAGTCGTGCAGGTCGGTCGCCGCTCGTCGGCGGCTAGCACGGTGCGCCACGCCGTCTACCCCGTACCGCGCGGGCGAAAGAAAGACCTCCTGGTCGAGCTGCTGCGCAGCCCGGCGATGGACTCGGTCCTCGTCTTCACGCGAACCAAGCACGGTGCAGACCACGTGGTGCGTGACCTGCACGCCGCCGGGATCGACGCCACGGCCATGCATGCCGGCAAGACGCAGTCGCAACGCACCCAGGCGATCGAGAAGTTCAAGGGCGGCGACATCAAGGTCCTCGTCGCCACCGACATCGCGCAGCGCGGTCTCGACATCTCCGGCATCTCGCACGTCATCAACTTCGACGTCCCGGCGCAGGCCGAAGACTACGTGCACCGGATCGGCCGCACCGGACGCGCCGCATCGACGGGCGATGCCTTCACCTTCATGGCCCCCGACGAGATCGCGATGGTGCGCACCATCGAACGCGTCCTGGGGCAACCGATCGATCGAATCTCGATTCCAGGGTTCGACTTCGGGACGGTCGCTGCGACGAATTAG
- the yjjX gene encoding inosine/xanthosine triphosphatase, translating into MTRRPPLNSPCIAVGSRNPVKVAAVAAVVRQWHASARIEAIAVPSGVPDQPLGDDETRRGALARARAAREATDADIGVGLEGGVVDDEPTGMRTCAWAAIALRDGREFTGGSLAMPLPPAVATLIRQGMELGHAMDAVSGLHGTKHGAGAVGILTSGMVDRQQAYEILVTYAFSPLLAADYWDGAGLPSAAGHA; encoded by the coding sequence ATGACACGTCGTCCTCCCCTCAATTCGCCGTGCATCGCGGTTGGTTCGCGCAATCCCGTCAAGGTGGCGGCGGTGGCCGCTGTCGTTAGGCAGTGGCACGCCTCGGCGCGTATCGAGGCGATCGCCGTGCCATCGGGTGTGCCCGACCAGCCGCTGGGCGACGACGAGACGCGCCGCGGCGCCCTGGCCCGCGCCCGTGCGGCGCGCGAGGCCACCGACGCCGACATCGGCGTCGGGCTCGAAGGCGGCGTGGTGGACGACGAGCCGACCGGAATGCGCACGTGCGCCTGGGCGGCCATCGCGCTGCGCGATGGGCGCGAGTTCACCGGCGGCTCGCTCGCCATGCCGCTACCCCCCGCCGTGGCGACGCTCATCCGGCAGGGGATGGAACTCGGGCATGCGATGGACGCGGTGAGCGGGCTCCACGGCACCAAGCACGGCGCTGGCGCCGTCGGCATCCTCACCAGCGGGATGGTCGACCGACAGCAGGCCTACGAGATCCTCGTGACGTACGCCTTCTCGCCGCTGCTGGCGGCCGACTACTGGGACGGCGCCGGGCTGCCGTCAGCTGCAGGGCACGCATGA
- a CDS encoding ATP-dependent 6-phosphofructokinase, translating to MRIAISTGGGDAPGLNAVIRAAVLCAVTRGWDVLGICRGYYGLLGEDDIIPLTRDSVRGIAHLGGTILRTTNRGNPFEFPVRQADGSFIEVDRSQEIFENAERLGIDAILTIGGDGSLTIGQRLFERGMKIVGVPKTIDNDVSHTITTFGFDTAVNTAIEAIDKLHTTAESHDRVIVMEVMGRHAGFIALHAGVAGTADVILMPEIPFDIEKVCAKVRARDRAGRQFSIIVVAEGAFPVGGQESVLGESLPGQAKRVGGVAGRIAWEIQNRTGKEARSLVLGHLQRGGGPTGYDRLLATRFGGAAIEAIEQQKWGHMVALQSPHIVTVPFVDVISQPRHVELTHDLMRTARATGISFGD from the coding sequence ATGCGCATCGCGATCTCCACTGGTGGCGGTGACGCCCCAGGGCTCAACGCCGTCATTCGCGCCGCCGTCCTCTGCGCCGTCACGCGCGGATGGGATGTGCTCGGGATCTGCCGCGGCTACTACGGTCTCCTCGGCGAGGACGACATCATCCCCCTCACCCGCGACTCCGTTCGCGGGATCGCGCACCTGGGCGGAACCATCCTCCGGACCACCAACCGCGGGAATCCGTTCGAGTTTCCCGTGCGACAGGCCGACGGAAGCTTCATCGAGGTCGACCGGTCGCAGGAGATCTTCGAGAACGCCGAGCGGCTGGGGATCGACGCCATCCTGACCATTGGCGGCGACGGGTCGCTCACGATCGGGCAGCGCCTGTTCGAGCGCGGGATGAAGATCGTGGGAGTGCCGAAGACCATCGACAACGACGTGAGCCACACCATCACGACGTTCGGTTTCGACACCGCGGTCAACACCGCCATCGAGGCGATCGACAAGCTGCACACGACCGCCGAGTCGCATGATCGCGTGATCGTGATGGAGGTCATGGGGCGGCACGCCGGCTTCATCGCGCTCCACGCCGGGGTCGCCGGGACGGCCGACGTCATCCTCATGCCCGAGATCCCGTTCGATATCGAGAAGGTCTGCGCCAAGGTCCGGGCGCGCGACCGGGCGGGGCGGCAGTTCTCCATCATCGTGGTCGCCGAAGGGGCGTTTCCCGTCGGCGGCCAGGAATCGGTGCTGGGGGAGTCGCTCCCCGGGCAGGCCAAGCGCGTGGGAGGAGTGGCGGGGCGCATTGCCTGGGAGATCCAGAACCGCACGGGGAAGGAGGCGCGGTCGCTCGTGCTGGGGCACCTGCAGCGCGGCGGCGGTCCCACGGGCTACGACCGCCTGCTTGCCACCCGCTTTGGCGGTGCGGCCATCGAGGCCATCGAGCAGCAGAAGTGGGGGCACATGGTGGCGCTGCAGTCGCCGCACATCGTGACCGTCCCCTTCGTGGACGTGATCTCGCAGCCGCGCCACGTGGAGCTGACGCACGACCTGATGCGGACGGCGCGGGCGACCGGGATCTCGTTCGGCGACTGA
- a CDS encoding GNAT family N-acetyltransferase: MRVIDVERTYLQLTSPPPETPFLAGDAPWSALPAGVRIDEVCDCPVATYRELYAAVGADYLWRDRLAWSDETLAVHLARRDVRVWILCDAEGEGGYFELVKGGDGAVEIAYFGLVRTRHGRGLGKALLSRAIAESWGWGATRVWLHTCTLDGPAALPNYIARGFVPYRRETYAVTLPDD, translated from the coding sequence ATGAGGGTCATCGACGTCGAACGCACCTACCTGCAGCTCACCTCACCGCCCCCGGAGACTCCCTTCCTCGCCGGTGACGCGCCCTGGTCGGCACTGCCCGCCGGCGTGCGGATCGACGAGGTCTGCGATTGCCCGGTCGCGACCTATCGCGAGCTATACGCCGCGGTGGGCGCCGACTACCTGTGGCGCGACCGGCTGGCATGGAGCGACGAGACGCTCGCCGTCCACCTCGCCCGCCGCGACGTGCGCGTGTGGATCCTGTGCGACGCCGAAGGCGAGGGGGGCTACTTCGAGTTGGTGAAGGGGGGCGACGGCGCCGTCGAGATCGCCTATTTCGGGCTCGTGCGCACGCGCCACGGCCGGGGGTTGGGAAAGGCACTCCTGTCGCGGGCGATCGCCGAGTCGTGGGGGTGGGGCGCCACGCGCGTGTGGCTGCACACCTGCACGCTCGACGGCCCGGCGGCGCTCCCCAACTACATCGCCCGCGGTTTCGTGCCGTATCGGCGCGAAACCTACGCCGTGACGCTCCCCGACGACTGA
- a CDS encoding sigma-70 family RNA polymerase sigma factor encodes MTADLQSRAAFEREALLHLDALYSFALKLSRSRDDAEDLVSDTVLRAIERWEQYRLGTNARAWLFTILYHLFVSRKRRIDAREVMAPDDADGSGAFEPVGETDPERRFYDSFIDEEVVAAIEALPDEYRAAVMLSDVQGMRYAEIASELGVPEGTVKSRLFRGRRILQRKLRGYAAEMGYIRAPVSPND; translated from the coding sequence ATGACGGCCGACCTCCAGAGCCGCGCCGCGTTCGAGCGCGAGGCGCTGTTGCACCTGGATGCGCTGTACAGCTTTGCGCTCAAGCTGTCGCGCTCGCGCGACGACGCCGAGGACCTGGTGTCGGACACGGTGCTGCGGGCCATCGAGCGCTGGGAGCAGTATCGCCTGGGGACCAACGCCCGGGCCTGGCTCTTCACCATCCTCTACCACCTGTTCGTCAGCCGCAAGCGGCGCATCGACGCGCGCGAGGTGATGGCGCCGGACGATGCGGACGGGAGTGGCGCCTTCGAGCCGGTGGGCGAGACCGATCCGGAGCGGCGCTTCTACGACTCGTTCATCGACGAGGAGGTGGTGGCCGCGATCGAGGCGCTGCCTGACGAGTACCGCGCGGCGGTCATGCTGAGCGACGTGCAGGGGATGCGGTATGCGGAGATCGCGAGCGAGCTCGGGGTCCCGGAGGGGACGGTGAAGTCGCGGCTGTTTCGCGGGCGGCGCATCCTGCAGCGCAAGCTGCGCGGGTATGCGGCGGAGATGGGCTACATCCGTGCGCCGGTGTCGCCTAACGACTGA
- a CDS encoding acyl-CoA thioesterase — MSARAPFVMHERVRWSDCDPMGIIRYDAYSRFFEVGEAEMFRSVGLTFARFAAEYGITLPRRVMHLEYPSPPRLDELLELVVYVSEVGGSSLRLNLDCYGDGGALRMEGFLVLVCVHDGPDRGEALRVKRWPPAFLEALAPVRLTVDEARVARGDEARAARREEGR, encoded by the coding sequence ATGAGCGCCCGCGCCCCGTTCGTCATGCACGAGCGCGTACGTTGGAGCGACTGCGACCCGATGGGGATCATTCGCTACGACGCCTATTCCCGCTTCTTCGAGGTAGGCGAGGCGGAGATGTTTCGCTCCGTTGGCCTCACCTTTGCCCGCTTTGCGGCGGAGTATGGCATCACGCTGCCGCGGCGCGTCATGCACCTCGAGTATCCCTCGCCGCCGCGCCTGGATGAGTTGCTGGAACTGGTCGTTTACGTGTCGGAGGTGGGGGGGAGTTCGTTGCGCCTGAACCTGGACTGCTATGGCGACGGCGGGGCGCTGCGCATGGAGGGCTTCCTGGTCCTCGTCTGCGTGCACGATGGCCCCGATCGCGGCGAGGCACTGCGCGTGAAGCGCTGGCCGCCGGCCTTCCTCGAGGCGCTCGCCCCGGTGCGGCTCACCGTAGACGAGGCGCGCGTGGCACGCGGGGACGAGGCGCGCGCGGCGCGCCGGGAGGAGGGGCGATGA
- a CDS encoding type II secretion system protein — translation MAARRGFTLLELTIAGALIGIISLMALPTVAALRDRAAVHGATSLLVSALADARHQALRWQRRTAVRFDTTQARTVVHAGSDTLVRIPLDSLFRVALATTRDSIAFYPTGLGYGAANTRLIVARGAAAETVTVSRAGRVKR, via the coding sequence ATGGCCGCTCGCCGTGGCTTCACCCTGCTCGAACTCACCATCGCGGGGGCGCTCATCGGCATCATCTCGCTCATGGCGCTCCCTACCGTCGCCGCGTTGCGTGACCGCGCCGCGGTGCACGGCGCGACGTCGCTCCTCGTCTCGGCGCTCGCCGATGCACGACACCAGGCGCTGCGCTGGCAGCGCCGAACCGCGGTTCGATTCGATACTACGCAGGCCCGGACCGTGGTGCATGCGGGGAGCGACACGCTCGTTCGCATCCCACTCGATTCGCTGTTTCGCGTCGCGCTGGCAACGACGCGAGACTCGATCGCTTTCTATCCGACTGGGCTGGGTTACGGCGCGGCCAATACGCGACTCATCGTGGCGCGCGGCGCGGCGGCGGAGACGGTCACGGTATCGCGCGCCGGCCGCGTGAAGCGGTGA
- a CDS encoding Hsp20/alpha crystallin family protein has translation MTKLPMPRATPVFVNAFREMDEMQNRLRRFWNQGPASDLFATETVGWVPPVEIVEKPDMLLVTAELPGIAREHIDVTFEDDVLTIRGEKTEERKEEKGEAKEEAKFHLFERFYGTFARSFVVPRTIDPTRITAEFKDGVLTVKLPKSAAAMAKGRKIEVNATG, from the coding sequence ATGACGAAGCTCCCGATGCCTCGCGCGACGCCGGTGTTCGTGAACGCGTTTCGCGAGATGGACGAGATGCAGAATCGGCTGCGCCGGTTCTGGAACCAGGGGCCGGCGAGCGACCTCTTCGCGACCGAGACGGTGGGGTGGGTCCCCCCCGTGGAGATCGTCGAGAAGCCCGACATGCTCCTGGTGACCGCGGAACTTCCGGGGATCGCACGCGAGCACATCGACGTGACGTTCGAGGACGACGTGCTCACCATCCGCGGCGAGAAGACAGAAGAGCGGAAGGAGGAGAAGGGGGAAGCGAAGGAGGAGGCGAAGTTTCACCTCTTCGAGCGCTTCTATGGCACCTTCGCCCGCTCGTTTGTCGTGCCGCGCACGATCGATCCCACCAGGATCACCGCGGAGTTCAAGGACGGTGTCCTCACGGTCAAGCTGCCCAAGAGCGCGGCGGCGATGGCGAAGGGACGCAAGATCGAGGTGAACGCGACCGGGTAG
- a CDS encoding DEAD/DEAH box helicase translates to MLRPVLDRSLPPDHDAFVAAEPPTGRVIIIAPTRAACETIELALGLELDTVIEREHGAEVRALAASGDGFGIVAGTGTGKTLAVRPIAQAILRTRELRVGVINREREATPETPTWNVIVVTTGIARRWFQDGDILPGDTLVIDEIHQTSAELELCLALGKRVGCRFIWLSATVDPRFYAEYLRSSTVIQSTAFDPRKAAEVRVVRKDPADFLDDRFLQQVIRERRGVGMFLPTRAAVEQVAMLVGDRFRRITSAFYHGGEPIRVIRPFLEEGVAKPFFLAMTAAGQSALNIKGLDTVIIDDTRFTNVVERGKNVLTRTHLGTNEILQMAGRVHGRVDDGKVFILSDRDLHWPSMRPTEPDFQLAGDSERVALTCADLGVRADELELPVALDRGAYRRAVQHLEQRGVIENGRLSRYGRLVEKLPVERAWAELIVHADDALMPYLAVMASVESLHRMTRDERDLGGLVVSGSDHLTAYNVYADAFSRAGSMGEVYGLPRHLFDEASIGRWAERRGVLVKAIEDTALAMASVYRGVDLPLPVSMPLVTDEVRRAYCDLVARIMPFDLVIDEETVDGQEARVSKSSVCGSWGAVAGTLRYFADRFGNPRAAIEGTQLPMGLVRKYAQRGETRVAYDGHGKRDALVVERRLTYFGFDLERDEEVIDAFPEGLEGASRRALAEALARGESRHVAVKRNRPVIEEARELYRRSGGTTRRLGEAELVAMYEEALGEARSIRDYRAAPLRLPLSDWVDPAQRERLLALPSLVEVRDKPVGIEYDVEEPRTDAQASASAEEATRAATGAVSAEVPAGATDARVAAVGVARLVLPEKLARTLVQEELPVLDRPLRFVVYRGQRGSVRAPTLEMLQELLDRPWSPDEYRRDQGERAAGREGDRERRHRNRESARVRGEFARERRGGGGRRDDRRGRGGRGGRGGGGGGGGGGGGGGGGGARRGRDDRRRG, encoded by the coding sequence GTGCTTCGCCCCGTCCTGGATCGTTCGCTCCCTCCCGATCACGATGCGTTCGTTGCGGCTGAGCCGCCGACCGGTCGTGTCATCATCATCGCGCCCACGCGGGCGGCGTGCGAGACGATCGAGCTCGCGTTAGGGCTCGAGCTGGACACCGTGATCGAGCGCGAGCACGGGGCCGAGGTCCGCGCCCTGGCGGCGTCGGGGGACGGGTTCGGCATCGTGGCGGGGACGGGGACTGGCAAGACGCTCGCTGTGCGCCCCATTGCCCAGGCCATCCTGCGCACGCGGGAGCTTCGTGTCGGCGTGATCAACCGCGAGCGCGAGGCGACGCCCGAGACGCCGACGTGGAACGTGATCGTCGTGACGACCGGGATCGCGCGCCGCTGGTTCCAGGATGGCGACATCCTCCCGGGCGACACGCTGGTCATCGACGAGATCCACCAGACGTCGGCCGAGCTGGAGTTGTGCCTCGCGTTAGGCAAGCGCGTCGGCTGTCGCTTCATCTGGCTGTCGGCCACGGTCGACCCGCGCTTCTATGCGGAGTACCTGCGATCGTCGACGGTGATCCAGTCCACCGCGTTCGACCCGCGCAAGGCGGCCGAGGTGCGCGTGGTGCGCAAGGATCCGGCCGACTTCCTCGACGACCGGTTCCTGCAGCAGGTGATCAGGGAGCGGCGAGGAGTGGGGATGTTCCTGCCGACGCGCGCCGCCGTCGAGCAGGTGGCGATGCTCGTGGGCGACCGCTTTCGCCGCATCACCTCGGCTTTCTACCACGGTGGGGAGCCCATCCGCGTCATTCGCCCCTTCCTCGAGGAGGGGGTGGCCAAGCCGTTCTTCCTGGCGATGACCGCCGCTGGACAAAGCGCGCTGAACATCAAGGGGCTCGATACGGTGATCATCGACGACACGCGCTTCACGAATGTCGTCGAGCGGGGGAAGAACGTCCTGACGCGAACGCACCTGGGGACCAACGAGATCTTGCAGATGGCGGGGCGCGTGCACGGGCGCGTGGACGACGGCAAGGTCTTCATCCTCAGCGATCGCGACCTGCACTGGCCGTCCATGCGTCCCACCGAGCCGGACTTTCAGCTGGCGGGCGACTCCGAGCGCGTGGCGCTGACGTGCGCCGACCTCGGCGTGCGTGCCGATGAGCTGGAGCTCCCCGTGGCGCTGGACCGTGGCGCGTACCGTCGCGCCGTGCAGCACCTGGAGCAGCGCGGCGTGATCGAGAACGGGCGCCTGTCGCGGTATGGGCGCCTGGTGGAGAAGCTCCCGGTGGAGCGCGCATGGGCGGAGTTGATCGTCCACGCGGACGATGCCCTGATGCCATACCTCGCCGTGATGGCCAGCGTGGAGTCGCTCCACCGGATGACGCGCGACGAACGCGACTTGGGCGGGCTCGTCGTGTCGGGGAGCGACCACCTCACGGCCTACAACGTCTATGCCGACGCCTTCTCGAGGGCGGGGAGCATGGGGGAAGTATACGGGCTCCCGCGCCACCTGTTCGACGAGGCGTCCATTGGGCGGTGGGCGGAACGTCGCGGCGTCCTCGTGAAGGCCATCGAGGACACGGCGCTGGCCATGGCATCGGTGTACCGCGGTGTCGACCTTCCGCTCCCGGTGTCCATGCCGCTGGTCACCGACGAGGTGCGGCGCGCCTACTGCGACCTCGTTGCCCGCATCATGCCGTTTGACCTCGTCATCGACGAGGAGACGGTGGACGGCCAGGAAGCGCGTGTCTCGAAGAGCAGCGTGTGCGGGTCGTGGGGGGCGGTGGCTGGCACGCTGCGGTACTTCGCCGACCGCTTCGGCAACCCGCGCGCCGCCATCGAGGGGACGCAGCTTCCCATGGGGCTGGTGCGGAAGTACGCGCAGCGCGGCGAGACGCGCGTTGCGTACGACGGGCACGGGAAGCGCGACGCGCTGGTGGTGGAACGCCGACTCACGTATTTCGGCTTCGACCTGGAGCGTGACGAGGAAGTCATCGACGCCTTCCCCGAGGGGCTGGAGGGCGCGTCGCGTCGCGCCCTTGCCGAGGCGCTGGCGCGCGGCGAGTCGCGTCACGTGGCGGTGAAGCGCAACCGGCCCGTCATCGAGGAGGCGCGCGAGCTGTACCGCCGCTCGGGGGGGACCACGCGCCGGCTGGGGGAGGCGGAGCTCGTGGCGATGTACGAGGAGGCGTTAGGCGAGGCGCGCAGCATCCGCGACTATCGCGCGGCGCCGTTGCGCCTGCCACTGTCGGATTGGGTGGATCCCGCCCAACGCGAGCGACTGCTCGCGCTTCCGTCGCTGGTCGAGGTGCGCGACAAGCCGGTGGGGATCGAATACGACGTCGAGGAGCCACGCACCGACGCGCAGGCCAGTGCGTCAGCGGAGGAGGCGACGCGCGCGGCCACCGGCGCGGTCAGCGCCGAAGTCCCGGCAGGGGCCACGGACGCGCGCGTTGCGGCTGTCGGGGTGGCGAGGCTCGTCCTTCCGGAAAAGCTCGCCCGCACGCTCGTGCAGGAGGAACTCCCGGTGCTCGACCGCCCGCTGCGCTTCGTGGTGTATCGCGGGCAGCGTGGCAGCGTGCGCGCTCCCACACTCGAGATGCTGCAGGAGCTGCTCGATCGCCCGTGGTCGCCTGACGAGTACCGTCGTGACCAGGGCGAGCGCGCGGCCGGGCGAGAGGGGGATCGCGAGCGGCGGCACCGGAATCGCGAGTCGGCACGCGTGCGGGGGGAGTTCGCGCGCGAGCGACGTGGTGGCGGGGGGCGTCGCGATGATCGGCGCGGGCGCGGCGGCCGCGGGGGGCGCGGTGGTGGCGGTGGCGGTGGCGGTGGAGGCGGTGGCGGTGGCGGTGGAGGCGCTCGTCGAGGGCGAGACGACCGCCGGCGCGGGTGA
- a CDS encoding TetR family transcriptional regulator C-terminal domain-containing protein, which produces MNETRSRIIDAAAVLIAERGFKRTSIDDVIDRASLSGKSHFYHYFKSKDQLGLEVLSRQFERFAERGLAILREPMIEPIERLNLFIDSLVALQTERGFRIGSPFGNLASEMADMHEGFRERLTLVFERWASQIQSLLWEARPYLVEEADTGRLARFIIATLEGALMMSKVSRDAEMLRGIAADLKRFVAMHMREGVPT; this is translated from the coding sequence GTGAACGAAACCAGATCCCGCATCATCGACGCGGCCGCCGTCCTGATCGCCGAGCGTGGGTTCAAGCGAACCTCGATCGACGACGTCATCGACCGTGCGTCGCTGAGTGGCAAGAGCCACTTCTATCACTACTTCAAGTCGAAGGACCAGCTCGGGCTCGAGGTGCTGAGCCGGCAGTTCGAGCGTTTTGCCGAACGCGGGTTGGCCATCCTGCGTGAGCCGATGATCGAGCCCATCGAGCGGCTCAACCTCTTCATCGATTCGCTCGTCGCGTTGCAGACCGAGCGTGGGTTCCGCATCGGCTCCCCGTTCGGCAATCTTGCGTCGGAGATGGCCGACATGCACGAGGGTTTCCGTGAGCGGCTGACGCTGGTGTTCGAGCGGTGGGCGTCGCAGATCCAGTCGCTGTTGTGGGAGGCGCGCCCATATCTGGTGGAGGAGGCGGACACCGGGCGTCTCGCGCGCTTCATCATCGCGACGCTCGAGGGGGCGCTGATGATGTCCAAGGTGAGCCGCGACGCCGAGATGCTGCGCGGCATCGCGGCCGACCTCAAGCGTTTCGTCGCCATGCACATGCGTGAAGGGGTGCCGACATGA
- a CDS encoding CGNR zinc finger domain-containing protein, with product MPSLHALVSLHAVLPSPPSRGSASPFTLIGERLWLDFVNTDDVRRGARIDLLRDFESLVRFLEAVAILDGERASGMRRRVQQQPAGAAAALVDARRVRAALRALAERGANSEKIRGDALAEINRVLGRSAGTRRVESRADGSFTRAFVPVGDAFAGLIIPIVESAADALIAGELARVRRCSDPRCSRVFYDATRNGRRRWCDMATCGNRAKAARFRERERHGS from the coding sequence ATGCCTTCCCTTCACGCGCTCGTCTCGCTGCACGCCGTGCTCCCCTCGCCGCCATCGCGCGGCTCCGCCTCGCCGTTCACCTTGATCGGCGAGCGCCTCTGGCTCGACTTCGTCAACACCGACGACGTGCGTCGCGGTGCACGCATCGACCTGCTGCGCGACTTCGAGTCGCTGGTGCGATTCCTCGAGGCGGTGGCGATCCTGGATGGGGAGCGCGCGTCCGGCATGCGACGTCGCGTGCAGCAGCAACCCGCCGGCGCCGCCGCGGCGCTCGTCGACGCACGCCGCGTGCGCGCCGCACTCCGCGCCCTCGCCGAGCGCGGCGCCAACTCGGAGAAGATCCGCGGCGATGCGCTGGCGGAGATCAACCGCGTCCTGGGCCGGAGCGCGGGCACCCGCCGCGTGGAGAGCCGCGCCGACGGTTCCTTCACGCGCGCCTTCGTCCCCGTGGGCGATGCCTTCGCCGGACTCATCATCCCGATCGTGGAGTCGGCCGCCGACGCCCTCATTGCCGGCGAACTGGCGCGCGTGCGGCGCTGCAGCGACCCGCGCTGCTCCCGCGTCTTCTACGACGCAACGCGCAACGGGCGGCGGCGCTGGTGCGACATGGCCACCTGCGGCAACCGCGCCAAGGCCGCGCGCTTCCGCGAACGCGAGCGCCACGGCAGCTGA